Below is a genomic region from Medicago truncatula cultivar Jemalong A17 chromosome 3, MtrunA17r5.0-ANR, whole genome shotgun sequence.
gacatttagatgatataaaaatgaatttatttttcgatggtttaaaattattatatatcataaaaatatttatttatatttattaaggGAAGaaattgtaattcaagcatctcataggggataaaaatattaattttgtttttcaaggGAGGGAAATGCATATTTTAAcataggaagagagaagagtgtaattcaaagagggcgatGTAATATACTcataattaaatgatatataattttatatatgtgAGCATCTACTTGATTGATAGAAAAAGTTTTGtagtgataatttttttttttaaagacttctccctaaaataaaatatctcatATATccgtaatacaaaaaaaaaaaaaaaaaccatatcaCGTCGAAGGTTCTAACCATTTTCATCCATAATTGACTATCTAATCTATAGTTGAAACTTCAAAGATGGCAATTGCATTTTTACGTGTGAAacttttctttgtatatttattatttagtcAGATGTGGATCCATAAACCATTAATGAGCTCTGCTTGCCAACAAAGAAGTCATTCACATGTTATTCATCAAAAACTGTTTTGTTATCCATTCACATTCCAGTCATAGCTCTTGCTTtccttcaaaatttcattttcaactttCTACCTTGCTGGTTTATTTTACTACAAAAAATGGCTGCAGCTTTGGTGGGAGGCGCATTTCTTTCTGCTACTATTCAAACCATAGCAGAGAAGCTAAGCTCATCAGAGTTTCGtgttttcataaaaaacacaaagttcAATTACTCGCTATTGGCAGATTTGAAAACAACACTTTTTGCTCTTCAAGCTGTTCTAGTTGATGCAGAGCAGAAACAATTCACTGATCTTCCTGTCAAACAATGGCTTGATGACTTGAAAGACACAATCTTTGATGCTGAAGATTTGCTCGACTTAATAAGCTATGCTTCCTTGCGGCGCAAGCTGGAGAACACACCAGCTGGTCAGTTGCAAAACTTgccttcatcatcaacaaagaTCAATTACAAGATGGAGAAGATGTGTAAAAGGCTGCAAACTTTTGTCCAGCAGAAAGATATCCTTGGCTTACAAAGAACTGTAAGTGGTAGAGTTTCTCGTAGAACACCTTCAAGTTCAGTGGTAAATGAATCTGTCATGGTGGGTAGGAATGATGATAAAGATAGACTCGTCAATATGTtggtatcagatattggaacaGGCAGAAATAATAATTTAGGTGTTGTTGCAATTTTGGGTATGGGAGGCGTCGGTAAAACAACACTTGCTCAACTTGTTTACAACGACGATAAAATTGAAGAACATTTTGATCTGAAGGCATGGATTTGTGTACCGGAGGATTTCGATGTTGTGAGAATAACCAAATCTCTCCTTGAATCTGTTGTTAGAAATACAACATCTGTCAATTCAATGGTCGAAAGCAATAATCTTGATATCCTTCAAGTTGAGTTAATGAAACATTTGATGGATAGaagatttttgtttgtgttggacGACATGTGGAATGACAGTTATGTTGACTGGGATGAGTTAATAACTCCCTTGACTAACAGAGAAACAGGAGGCAAAGTGATAATAACAACACGCGAACAAAAAGTTGCAGAGGTCGCATGCACATTTCCTATTCATAAATTAGAACCTCTATCTGATGATGATTGTTGGACTTTACTCTCGAAGCATGCATTTGGTGATGAAGACTATGTTCGTGGTAAATACCCAAAGCTAGAAGAGATTGGCAGGAAGATTGCTAGAAAGTGTGGTGGATTGCCGATAGCTGCAAAAGCACTTGGAGGACTATTGCGTTCAAAGGCGGTTGAAAAAGAGTGGACTGCAATTCTGAATAGCGACATATGGAACTTAAGAAATGATACAATTTTGCCCACTTTGTATTTGAGTTATCAATATCTTCCCTCTCATTTAAAAAGATGCTTTGCCTATTGTTCTATTTTCCCAAAAGATTACCCACTGGATAGGAAGAAATTGGTTTTGTTGTGGATGGCAGAAGGCTTCCTTGATTATTCTCAAGGCGAAAAAACGGCGGAGGAAGTCGGTGATGATTATTTTGTCGAATTGTTATCTAGATCGttaattcaacaatcaaatgATGATGCTTGTGGAGAAAAGTATGTCATGCATGACCTTGTTAATGATTTAGCAACATTCATATCAGGAAAAAGTTGTTGCAGGTTTGAATGTGGTAACATTTCTAAAAATATCCGCCATTTGTCATATAACCAAAAGGAGTATGACAATTTCATGAAGTTGAAGAATTTCTACAATTTCAAATGCTTGCGAAGCTTCCTACCCATTTACATCGGACCCATTTACTTATGGTGGGCCCAAAATCACTTATCCATGAAGGTGGTTGATGATTTGCTACCAAAACTCAAAAGGTTGCGTGTGTTATCGCTATCCAAGTATACAAACATCACCAAGCTACCAGATTCAATTGGCAATTTGGTGCAAATGAGGTATCTAGATCTCTCCTTAACTAGAATCAAAAGCTTGCCTGATACGATATGCAACCTTTTTAATTTgcaaacctttattttatttggttgttGCGATCTTTGTGAATTGCCAGCGAATATGGGaaatttaatcaatttacaTCACCTTGATATAAGTGAGACTGGCATAAATGAGTTGCCCATGGATATTGTACGACTAGAAAACCTTCAAACATTGACAGTTTTCATCGTGGGGAAGCTACAGGTAGGGTTAAGTATCAAAGAGCTTCGGAAATTCTCGCACCTACAAGGAAAACTTACCATCAAGAACCTAAATAATGTAGTTGATGCCACGGAGGCACACGATGCCAACCTGAAAAGCAAAGAGAAAATTGAAGAGTTAGAGTTGTTATGGGGCAAACAAATTGAAGACtcacaaaaagagaaaaatgtaCTTGAGATGTTGCATCCATCAGTAAACTTGAAGAAACTAATCATAGACTTGTATAGCGGGACAAGCTTTCCAAATTGGTTGGGAAATTCTTCGTTTTCTAACATGGTATCCATCAACATCACTAACTGTGAATATTGTGTGACACTTCCACCGTTAGGGCAACTACCTTCTCTCAAAGACCTAAGTATAGGGTATATGTTAATATTGGAGAAAATTGGCCCAGAGTTCTATTGTGTCGTAGAAGAAGGTTCTGATTCTTCCTTCCAACCATTTCCCTCCCTTGAGTGTATAACATTTTTCAACATGCCAAATTGGAAGGAATGGCTTTCCTTTGAAGGAAACAATTTTGCCTTTCCTCGTCTTAAAATTCTGAAGATACTTAATTGTTCTGAATTGAGGGGGAATTTACCTTGCCACCTTTCTTTCATAGAAGAAATTGTAATAGAAGGTTGTGCTCATCTATTGGAAACACCGCCTACTTTGCATTGGCTGTCGTCATTGAAAAAAGGTAATATCAATGGGCTTGGTGAAAAGACTCAATTATCATTGCTTGGGAGTGACTCTCCATGTATGATGCAACATGTAGTCATTTGTAGGTGTGTTACGCTATTATCTATTCCAAAAATGATTTGAGAAGCACTTGTCTTCAACACTTGGAACTCTATGATATTCCATCTCTCACTGTGTTTCCCAAAGATGGTCTACCCACTTCTTTGCAGTCACTTAGTATTAAAAGGTGTGAGAATTTATCCTTTCTTCCTGCTGAAACGTGGAGCAATTACACATTGCTTGTGAGTCTTGATTTATGGAGTAGCTGTGATGGACTAACATCCTTTCCACTTGATGGTTTCCCTGCACTCCAAAGACTTAACATTAGTAACTGTAGGAATTTGGATTccatttttactttaaaaagtCCTTTACACCAATATTCGAGCCTCCAATCACTTCATATCCAATCCCATGATTCAGTTGAATCATTTGAAGTCAAGCTTCAGATGAACACGCTCACGGCTCTTGAAGAGTTGGACTTGGATTGTCAGGAGTTATCATTTTGTGAAGGAGTTTGTCTTCCTCCCAAATTACAATCAATTGATATTTGGTCCCAAAGAACAACAACTCCTATAATGAAATGGGGTCTTGAAGATCTGACCGCTCTTTCAAGACTGAAAATTGGAGCAGGTGATGATATATTTAACACCTTGATGAAGGAGTCGTTGCTTCCCATCTCCCTTGCATCTCTATATATCAGTGATCTCTATGAAATGAAGTCCTTTGATGGAAATGGGCTTCGACAAATCTCCTCTCTCGAAAATCTTGAATTTCTTAATTGTCTACAGCTTGAGTCATTGCCAGAAAACTGCCTCCCTTCCTCGCTGAAATTACTTGTGTTTGAAAACTGTAAAAAGCTTGAATCGTTTCCAGAAAATTGCCTACCTTCGTTGCTTGAATCACTTAGATTTTATGGTTGTGAAAAGCTTTACTCATTACCAGAAGACAGCCTTCCTGATTCTCTTAAGCTACTGATCATTCAAAGATGCCCAACATTAGAAGAAAGGTATAAAAGGAAGGAACATTGGTCCAAAATTTCTCACATCCCTGTCATAGAAATAGATGGACAAGTCACAATATGAGGACAGGCTGTGTTCCCGTTTCAGGTACATTTATCTTTTATCTCTTTACtccaaattatttattttctcatttgtACGCGTTTATTTGTGTTCACAATCCAAAGACATCTCTAAATATTTCCACAAATTCTCACAACAAAGCCAATAATCAATCTTTGCtacatatgtatttttttataggcAGTTCTTAGTGGTAACTTGTACATGGAAAAAGAATTGTTAGTTGTAAGGATCGAGTCCTAGACGTAAAATACTCTCTTTAATGTACAATTCATGCATAGGTCCTCTGTATGAGATTTGATGATCTATCAAAGTCTTTTTGCTGCAACTTTTATTCCAATAGTCAATTGATGTAGTTTGATACTTTTCTATATAACTATATAAGTTATATTGGaaaactagtttttattaatttttgggATTATAAAACTATCTTTAGTCTGTAATATTGGCTTCTACTATGTTTTGAATTCTTTATCTTTGTAAAGAAAACTAAGTAAGGATTTCACAGAATCAAAATTTGTGCACTTGTTGAATAAAGTTGAATTGCTACATTTATCTCAAGAAATCATAGCAGAATCAATATTTTACTGTCATAATTGGGATAGTACAACTGAGAAATTCAGCTGGAATAACTCATTATGTTTTGTTATGAAATGTGCTTGAGAATAAAACTAGATTTTTGTAAACTGGAATCTGAGTGGAATTATTTTACGAACATTTTGTACAGCAATAAAAATTACATAAGGTCTTCAGAGctaatgaaagaaaaatgctTATTTGATCTTTACAGGAGATCAAGGCCTAAGTGGATGAAAATCAGGTCGCTGGATGAATTCAAGACAAATGTGGGTCTGTCATGATTCTTCTTGTAAACttgttttagattggatttacTTAGCTAATATGCAGTCTGCATGAGCCAGTTAGACAACACAAAGCAGTAGGGtttgtataatattcttaatttgAATCTGTAAGTGAATTAATGCTCCTATAAACATTTGTTGAAAATAGTTACATACAGTATATCCTGTCTTCAAAGTACATACATTGTTAAATTAGGTCTGTCTCGTGTCGGTATCTAAGATTatattgaattatataattttttcaaattattatcggtgttgACGTGTCAGTGCCtatgtcgtgtccggtgtctaTATTTGTATCCGTGTTTTATAGTCTAACTAACTATTGAATGATAAAGATACTCGGTGTTGACGTGTCAGTAATAAGCTAGTCTTCTTGAGTCTTTGCACCTTACTGCAAAATATTTATCTCTTAATAATCATTCTCTGCTTTAACAAATCAACAGAAGATGGCTGCAACTATGATAGGAGGAACTTTTCTCTCTGCAACTGTTCAGACCTTAGTTGACAAACTTGCTTCAACAGAGTTTCGTGATTACATCAAAGAATCCTAAGCAATGCTATAGTCTACAAATCAAACCATTTTAATTTCTGCAATCAACTCAATTGTTTTAcgcaatcaaatcaaacttgCAAACTCCCCCATtttaattactatttatttacttttttaataagttCATCTAGTTGCCTAGTTGAAATGACAATATGAAACATCCTATTTCTCTATGGAATATTCTAGAAATAAAGAATTCTCCAAAAAGGAGGTATAGGAAGAAAGTTATGAATCAAATACCAGGAGTATGTCAATACGCGGGTTTAAAACCAACAATTCAATTCTTTCATCAAATACTTTATGTGCATGTTAAATTTGCAAAATACTCAAACATGTGGGAACATATCTAAATACCCAAGAGTGGAAACAAGTATTCTTCAATAACCCACATTTTCTAATTCAATTTCTACATGCAAGACATTAATCAACATAATGGCggagcaaaaaaaataattccgGATGGGCTACCAAAATGaactataatataaaaaacaaaatttatgtttaGTGTGCATTAAAcataaagttgaaaattaaaaaattaaactaaatatattaaaaatttaaaatgattctCTATGCATTCCAAAATACTTGAAATAACTTCTCTTTCGATATAAATTGTCATAACATATTTAGAATTAATGTCTTGAAATTAGCGTATTATAcacttctcaaataaattaggtttaattacctttttggtcctctaactatttaattggtatcagattagtcctttaactaaaaattgatttatttcggtcctctaagtttctcaccattactacatttagtcctttctgttagttttattcaaataaacgttagggtttgtgtcaTATGGGTACCTGACCTCCTGTTTCACatatacatatgaaccataacaattaccaataatatcagtcactatttaatcataataccttaacaaggcatatgaccaaaatgatactaataaataaagttagaggacccacataacacaaaccctaacgtttatttgaataaaactaacagaaaggactaaatgtagtaacagtgagaaacttagaggaccgaaataaatcaatttttagttagaggaccaatccgataccaattaaatagttagaggaccaaaaaggtaatttagccaataaattaaatatcaacCATTTAATGACATCCAAGAGTATATTTATTCTTGAAGTAAAGTAAAGTAAACAAATCACAAAGCATATACACGGAGGTGAAGAGAATTGGGTGGACCAGCTTAAAGtttgtatttaaatttagtagtatatttataattacacatataaaaaataattaaaaatattggggGTCGGCCGTGGCCCACCTTAGCCCAAGTAGTGTTGCGCCACTGAATCAACATAACCCTAAACACACCTAAAGAGAGGTTTAAAGTTGGGGATTCTATGTTACCTTAATGAGAGAAGATGATGGCGAAATTCTCAAATTGATCTTTAGGGTGAACTCTAGCTTCCTTAATCTTCAATTAACttcaatcttcttcttctcatcaCACAACGTTATTTCTCTCTCAACCCTCTTTGacgtagataaaatagtcacaaggaagggggacttgaattgtgaccctttaaaaattacttaaaattaattctcaagttgtttacttggaatgtTTAAGTTAATGAAatgacttcagaacgttctaatgttcttatgcaaaaattgcttgataaaataaatgtgtttgtgtgtgtggtGTATACTGAAATTAAAGAGtataagaaagagagaaagaacacacaaagattTATaatggttcacccaatgtgggctagtccactcctcacaatcttgtgagtgtttccactatgatgcttgagataacctctcaaatcctgaaccttacaatctttgttcacctgaacaattacaaccctgtattctctaagcctcaacAGGTCTGCACCTTCTTACTAAATTAAATATCAACCATTTAATGACATCCAAGAGTATATTTATTCTTGAAGTAAAGTAAAGTAAACAAATCACAAAGCATATACACGGAGGTGAAGAGAATTGGGTGGACCAGCTTAAAGtttgtatttaaatttagtagtatatttataattacacatataaaaaataattaaaaatattggggGTCGGCCGTGGCCCACCTTAGCCCAAGTAGTGTTGCGCCACTGAATCAACATAACCCTAAACACACCTAAAGAGAGGTTTAAAGTTGGGGATTCTATGTTACCTTAATGAGAGAAGATGATGGCGAAATTCTCAAATTGATCTTTAGGGTGAACTCTAGCTTCCTTAATCTTCAATTAACttcaatcttcttcttctcatcaCACAACGTTATTTCTCTCTCAACCCTCTTTGacgtagataaaatagtcacaaggaagggggacttgaattgtgaccctttaaaaattacttaaaattaattctcaagttgtttacttggaatgtTTAAGTTAATGAAatgacttcagaacgttctaatgttcttatgcaaaaattgcttgataaaataaatgtgtttgtgtgtgtggtGTATACTGAAATTAAAGAGtataagaaagagagaaagaacacacaaagattTATaatggttcacccaatgtgggctagtccactcctcacaatcttgtgagtgtttccactatgatgcttgagataacctctcaaatcctgaaccttacaatctttgttcacctgaacaattacaaccctgtattctctaagcctcaacAGGTCTGCACCTTCTtactaagttacccacttagacttttacaacctttgctcaaattaacactTTAGTAAGCCTAAAGTTAGATGAGACTTTGATTACAATTTGTATGAAGTTTGAATGTTTGAAAACAAACAAGAGGAAAAAGGAtgaagaagttatctttaacAAGATAATAGAAAGAATTGGTTTACAGTACTACAAGAAGATATAAAAATCTCAATGATGATCAATTCAAAAATGCTAAAGCTTCAAACACGTTTTAgatgttttcttgtatgctttgcaatagTGCAAGTAATGCTAAgcctttgatctctatttatagagtttttgagctcatatagccgttgtagggtgaccattggtgttatgccatgtgtcctgggctCCACAAACTTATACTTGAAAATCTGGGTGAACATTTTcaccatcagaatgttgttgtgttcttcatcagaatgttcatagtcttaatgAACATTGAATATCCTTTTTGACATTAACCTTGTAAATGTCTtcattgcttgattgatccatgaaAATGTACTTTTCTGGACATTTATTCATGTCACGTGTGACTTGAATGCTCTTGATAATGTTCTTGAAACTCTTGGCTTGTGTAAagacaaccttctgaactctgcTTGAACATTATGATTAACTCACTgagcaacattctgaactaactttctgaccATGGAGTTAGTTCATAAAACCAATTGTCCTTTGATTAACCCACATGACCCTAAGATGAACCGCGCTTCGTTGCAACGCGGTTCCATCCTCATTGGccgttcatacaaaccctgaaagttttcaacgaggcccttatctatgaaaggccaatgatggaaaaccatggttgtagaaggaagaagaggaggagagggtgggagaggatggtgtgagaaatggtggggtttgaaaggctatttatagggaggggtgggtcaaaaacggttgggaggccataaatgcagtcaaaaaatgcattttaccacgtttttttttactttaccaCCAACAAAAAcgtgtggtgcagaccaccggACATGAATGATGCATTCCAGAATATATAATCCGGAAAGCACATCTGTTTTCCTGAATATATTTTCCGGATTAATGCGATAATGGTGTTGAACGAGGGAAAGGTTGTCACTTCCTATAGGGCTAaggacattccggaatgtaaaaTCCGGAAAGATTCAGAGCCATTAATGTGGGTTTGGACGGTTACAACAACcactaacacgttttcattgactgtattaatgacctaggacttcttttaggctataaataggcttctatcttcaacaaataccttcattcttcacttcacctcttttcttacattttcttcaaatgttttttagttttttggaggtgtcgatggtgtcatggtcattgttgaccgttcataggaaccctgcaattgcaatgcattgcagcttgtctggggttcatataacggtcaacagagacccttgacatcaaagaaagacacagaaaattacataacatcTGGTCCAGATGTCTGTTTCCGAAAATCACTAACAATCTaatccggattatgtaatccggaccaggagtattttagtaaattttgcaAGGGGCGCGAGAAGGCAgcagggtggaaaaagtaatagtctaaaaATAAAGGCTACACTATTTTGAACAATCTGGTATTTACAACAATTGTAGCATATGGGCCACAAGATTCAATCACAGCTAATGTGCCACATTTTGTAGTTAACTTTGATCCAACAACACACTCAATCACAACTATTGCAACACCGTTGGTAGTTAACTTTTATCAAACAATACACCAATGAATGcataaatgtattattcaacgatattattctttttttagtgatttttcctttaatatcatgaaaagttataaaataatagagattttaattttaaaaaaatgatattttaggaTTGATAAGTTTTTTATATAACCTCAATTCTTGGTGTTCTAAAGGGACAAACAAAACACATTGATGCAAccgtaaaaaaaaacacattgatCCACTTAAGAGACATTTAATAATGACTTCATAAGTGCTAAAAGATATTTAATTGTTCTacgaaaaaaacaatttaattaaagtaAGGAGAATATGAACTTTATAAATTACAAAGTGATAAAACTATTTGTTAAATGTAAATGAGGGAAACATGGACAAAGTTTAcaa
It encodes:
- the LOC11413364 gene encoding putative disease resistance RPP13-like protein 1 — translated: MAAALVGGAFLSATIQTIAEKLSSSEFRVFIKNTKFNYSLLADLKTTLFALQAVLVDAEQKQFTDLPVKQWLDDLKDTIFDAEDLLDLISYASLRRKLENTPAGQLQNLPSSSTKINYKMEKMCKRLQTFVQQKDILGLQRTVSGRVSRRTPSSSVVNESVMVGRNDDKDRLVNMLVSDIGTGRNNNLGVVAILGMGGVGKTTLAQLVYNDDKIEEHFDLKAWICVPEDFDVVRITKSLLESVVRNTTSVNSMVESNNLDILQVELMKHLMDRRFLFVLDDMWNDSYVDWDELITPLTNRETGGKVIITTREQKVAEVACTFPIHKLEPLSDDDCWTLLSKHAFGDEDYVRGKYPKLEEIGRKIARKCGGLPIAAKALGGLLRSKAVEKEWTAILNSDIWNLRNDTILPTLYLSYQYLPSHLKRCFAYCSIFPKDYPLDRKKLVLLWMAEGFLDYSQGEKTAEEVGDDYFVELLSRSLIQQSNDDACGEKYVMHDLVNDLATFISGKSCCRFECGNISKNIRHLSYNQKEYDNFMKLKNFYNFKCLRSFLPIYIGPIYLWWAQNHLSMKVVDDLLPKLKRLRVLSLSKYTNITKLPDSIGNLVQMRYLDLSLTRIKSLPDTICNLFNLQTFILFGCCDLCELPANMGNLINLHHLDISETGINELPMDIVRLENLQTLTVFIVGKLQVGLSIKELRKFSHLQGKLTIKNLNNVVDATEAHDANLKSKEKIEELELLWGKQIEDSQKEKNVLEMLHPSVNLKKLIIDLYSGTSFPNWLGNSSFSNMVSINITNCEYCVTLPPLGQLPSLKDLSIGYMLILEKIGPEFYCVVEEGSDSSFQPFPSLECITFFNMPNWKEWLSFEGNNFAFPRLKILKILNCSELRGNLPCHLSFIEEIVIEGCAHLLETPPTLHWLSSLKKGNINGLGEKTQLSLLGSDSPCMMQHVVICRCVTLLSIPKMI